In one window of Microbacterium sp. PM5 DNA:
- a CDS encoding HAD-IC family P-type ATPase, which translates to MSAHAAADVELTVAAPHAADVAEVRRLLRVGEDGLTADDARARHAVIGPNLLPEPKRTPAWQRFLSHFNDTLIYILLAAAAIKAVMGDWLDFWVIVSVAVINAVIGYVQEGRAEKALAGIRGMLSADATVRREGRWTTVAASELVPGDVVRLMPGDKVPADARIVEATQLRVDEAALTGESMPSTKEPAAVAAEAGVGDRSSMVFSGTIVTAGQGVCIVTGTGARTEIGKIQALVGEAGALETPLTAQLAAFGKTLTLVILGMALVMMVIGRYLHEMPLPDLVSATIGFAVAAIPEGLPALVTITLAIGVQQMARRHAITRKLPAVEALGSVTTVCSDKTGTLTKNEMTVRTMLTPLSRYEVSGLGYDPTGTITPAGGADLAALLAVADLCNDASLERVADGADAGRAHLLGWSLVGEPTEGALKVVAMKGGVDSADARRVAVVPFDSANKFMATLHESADGSRAVLVKGAPDRLLERALTQRGAEGAEPVDRVFWERAVEELSAQGLRVLAAARKATRAETLDAEDLVDLEMLGLWGIVDPPRPEAIVAIADCHAAGIRVKMITGDHAGTAMAISREMGLIRDADAPVLTGAELEAMSQEQLKGVVQEVDVFARTSPEHKIRIVRALQAHGEVVAMTGDGVNDAPALTRADVGIAMGIKGTEATKEAAEIVLADDNFATIRSAIAEGRRIYDNLRKSVVFLLPTNGAQSLVILVAVVFGLTLPLTPVQVLWVNMVTAITLSLALAYEPAERGIMNRPPRPTGGSIVSMRELGFILAVSVLIGGATLAVFGLALARGADIGVARTEAVSTLAFAQLAFLLNCRFLGRSSLTIDVLRGNPVIWWSAMALVALQLLYTYVPFLNELFGSEPLDGLGWIIPIAAAVAVFLAVEVFKALRRRPILNANA; encoded by the coding sequence ATGAGCGCCCACGCTGCTGCCGACGTCGAACTCACCGTTGCCGCCCCGCACGCCGCTGACGTCGCGGAGGTTCGCCGCCTCCTTCGCGTCGGAGAGGACGGCCTGACGGCGGACGACGCGCGAGCCCGACATGCTGTCATCGGGCCCAACCTTCTGCCTGAGCCGAAGCGCACGCCGGCGTGGCAGCGATTCCTGTCGCACTTCAACGACACCCTGATCTACATCCTCCTCGCCGCCGCGGCGATCAAGGCCGTCATGGGCGACTGGCTCGACTTCTGGGTGATCGTGTCCGTCGCCGTCATCAACGCCGTCATCGGCTACGTCCAGGAAGGGCGGGCGGAGAAGGCCCTCGCCGGCATCCGTGGCATGCTCTCCGCGGATGCGACCGTGCGCCGGGAGGGACGTTGGACGACCGTCGCGGCCTCCGAACTGGTTCCCGGCGACGTGGTGCGACTGATGCCCGGCGACAAGGTGCCCGCCGATGCACGCATCGTCGAGGCCACCCAGCTGCGTGTCGACGAAGCCGCCCTGACCGGTGAGTCGATGCCCTCCACGAAAGAACCGGCGGCCGTCGCGGCGGAAGCGGGGGTGGGGGACCGGTCCTCGATGGTGTTCTCCGGCACGATCGTCACTGCGGGGCAGGGGGTGTGCATCGTCACCGGCACCGGGGCGCGGACGGAGATCGGCAAGATCCAGGCGCTCGTGGGCGAGGCCGGCGCGCTCGAAACTCCGCTGACCGCTCAGCTGGCCGCGTTCGGCAAGACGCTGACACTCGTCATCCTCGGCATGGCGCTGGTGATGATGGTGATCGGCCGATACCTGCACGAGATGCCGTTGCCCGACCTCGTCTCGGCGACGATCGGCTTCGCGGTGGCGGCGATTCCGGAGGGGCTTCCCGCCCTGGTCACGATCACGCTGGCGATCGGGGTGCAGCAGATGGCGCGGCGCCACGCGATCACGCGCAAGCTGCCCGCCGTGGAGGCGCTGGGCTCGGTCACCACCGTGTGCTCCGACAAGACGGGAACGCTGACGAAGAACGAGATGACGGTGCGCACCATGCTCACCCCTCTCTCCCGCTACGAGGTCTCCGGGCTCGGCTACGACCCGACGGGAACGATCACCCCTGCCGGCGGCGCAGACCTGGCGGCGTTGCTGGCCGTCGCCGACCTCTGCAACGATGCATCGCTGGAGCGGGTGGCGGACGGTGCGGATGCCGGTCGGGCGCACCTTCTCGGCTGGTCGCTGGTGGGCGAGCCGACCGAGGGGGCGCTGAAGGTCGTCGCCATGAAGGGGGGTGTCGACAGCGCTGACGCACGCCGCGTCGCCGTCGTCCCCTTCGACTCCGCCAACAAGTTCATGGCGACGCTGCACGAGAGCGCGGACGGTTCGCGGGCGGTGCTCGTCAAAGGTGCGCCTGACCGTCTGCTCGAACGCGCGCTCACCCAGCGCGGCGCGGAGGGTGCCGAGCCCGTCGACCGCGTGTTCTGGGAGCGGGCCGTCGAGGAGCTGAGCGCCCAGGGGCTGCGGGTCCTCGCCGCGGCGCGCAAGGCCACGAGGGCCGAGACGCTGGATGCCGAGGACCTCGTCGATCTGGAGATGCTCGGTCTCTGGGGCATCGTCGATCCGCCTCGACCCGAGGCCATCGTCGCCATCGCGGACTGCCATGCCGCCGGCATCCGCGTGAAGATGATCACCGGAGACCACGCCGGCACGGCGATGGCGATCAGCAGGGAGATGGGGCTGATCCGCGACGCGGACGCTCCGGTGCTGACCGGTGCAGAACTCGAGGCGATGAGCCAGGAGCAGCTGAAGGGCGTGGTGCAGGAGGTCGACGTCTTCGCCCGCACCAGTCCGGAGCACAAGATCCGCATCGTGCGCGCACTGCAGGCGCACGGCGAGGTCGTCGCGATGACCGGCGATGGTGTGAACGACGCGCCCGCGCTCACCCGGGCCGACGTCGGCATCGCCATGGGCATCAAGGGCACCGAGGCGACGAAGGAGGCGGCCGAGATCGTCCTGGCCGACGACAACTTCGCGACGATCCGCAGCGCGATCGCCGAGGGACGGCGGATCTACGACAATCTCCGCAAGTCGGTCGTCTTCCTGCTGCCGACCAACGGTGCGCAGTCGCTCGTGATCCTGGTGGCGGTCGTCTTCGGCCTCACCCTGCCGCTCACACCCGTGCAGGTGCTGTGGGTCAACATGGTCACGGCCATCACCCTCTCGCTTGCGCTGGCCTACGAGCCCGCCGAACGGGGCATCATGAACCGACCACCGCGGCCGACCGGCGGATCCATCGTCTCGATGCGTGAGCTCGGCTTCATCCTGGCGGTCTCGGTGCTCATCGGCGGTGCCACCCTCGCGGTCTTCGGCCTTGCGCTCGCCCGCGGCGCCGACATCGGCGTTGCCCGCACGGAGGCGGTTTCCACGCTCGCCTTCGCCCAGCTCGCCTTCCTGCTGAACTGTCGATTCCTGGGACGCTCGAGCCTCACGATCGACGTCTTGCGCGGCAACCCGGTCATCTGGTGGTCCGCGATGGCGCTCGTGGCTCTGCAGCTGCTGTACACCTACGTGCCGTTCCTGAACGAGCTGTTCGGTTCGGAGCCCCTCGACGGCCTCGGCTGGATCATCCCGATCGCCGCAGCCGTCGCCGTGTTCCTCGCGGTAGAGGTGTTCAAGGCGCTGCGCCGCCGCCCGATTCTCAATGCGAATGCATAG